From Meiothermus sp. CFH 77666, one genomic window encodes:
- a CDS encoding helix-turn-helix domain-containing protein gives MEKLVYSFKEAAMVLGIHTNSLSRYVKHGQIRAVKLGKRVLIPKAEVERLLGLEPNKNPAGAGGER, from the coding sequence ATGGAAAAACTCGTCTACAGCTTCAAAGAGGCGGCTATGGTGCTGGGAATCCACACCAATAGTCTCAGTAGGTATGTAAAGCATGGGCAAATCCGCGCTGTCAAACTCGGCAAACGGGTTTTGATTCCCAAGGCTGAAGTTGAGCGCCTGTTGGGCCTCGAGCCCAACAAGAACCCCGCCGGGGCTGGCGGGGAGCGCTAG
- a CDS encoding helix-turn-helix transcriptional regulator, with the protein MMVRWKVQQYLSTHGKSAYALWKASGLSKTTVYAITSGKLIRTDFETLAKVINGLEKLTGKRVEPNDVLEVVRDAQADQ; encoded by the coding sequence ATGATGGTGAGGTGGAAAGTACAGCAATACCTGAGCACCCACGGGAAGAGCGCCTACGCCCTGTGGAAGGCTTCCGGTCTATCCAAGACCACGGTCTACGCTATTACCTCAGGAAAGCTCATCCGCACCGATTTTGAAACCCTGGCTAAGGTAATCAATGGCCTGGAAAAGCTCACCGGGAAGCGGGTAGAGCCTAATGACGTGCTCGAGGTGGTACGGGATGCCCAGGCTGACCAATAA
- a CDS encoding DUF927 domain-containing protein, with product MSKPILANIPSSLRTLPQWVVWRYEERDGKRTKLPYRPHPHKRAKAKANDPATWGMLEAALTALETHRMEGLGFVFAQDGGIVGVDLDWKGYTEEGVPPQAQAVIDRLNSYTEWSPSRKGAHILLKGYLLPGVGNRKELAPGVELEVYDQGRYFTVTGERWEGYPQDLEDRQAELEALLLEIFPPRVKPAVAPRPTLPTDLDDGALLERMFRSKNGSRIRALWEGNWAGYPSPSEADLALAGDLMWWCGNDQSRADALFRKSGLYREKWDAKRYANGKTYGEVTLERAYASDPYDPQKDSEPLCPLDGRAGGGLVLEKPRYRIHRAVIEHGKVERGEKPEVTYYPLANFAAVITREIRRSDGLEAELWFELQGYAGAQPLPPARVKAAEFSALNWVTREWGSQAVVTPGQGAKDHLRAAIQYLSTPHRATVYAHTGWVRLGERWVYLHATGGITSDGAVEGLEVDLPPALSSFTLPPAQGDARALLSLLDAAPRGLTWPLLLYALAAPINHPEGSLYLAGPTGAGKTTLALLFQSLWGHAGAPPASWEATANSLEGLAFTAKDALLLLDDYAPTGHEGKQKELQAKAARLLRSQGNSTGRLRMRADGGLRPDHPPRGSLLVTGEDLPPGHSVRARVLVLELRRGELDYTVTTELQRAARQGVLASALTGWIRWLAGRLDEVRDRVLQHRGELRALYPSAHGRTTDAVARLHAVWKVVREYLAHSLSEDELEALEAEVCTALAQVAQAQADYQRDADPTERFIPLLLGLLESKRAHLASVDEPTEPPSHPERWGWTWQENLSGHPDAPSGRWMAQGPQVGWLNGEDVLLNPEAAYAALNRLASDAGEPLPTPRTLWKRLGERGIIRTQVEAGEVRYLVRARIGGQLHRVAYVLGSYIAKTGNTGNKAENAVRDGEKPVPGNLAVPGNFREQAQPPTTPEEVFPEASGNKTKTGNNQNAVQDREKPSVPGVPGSGDIGAYRCEEEEDILEL from the coding sequence ATGTCTAAGCCCATCCTGGCTAACATCCCCTCCAGCCTGCGTACCCTGCCCCAGTGGGTGGTGTGGAGGTACGAGGAGCGCGACGGCAAACGCACCAAGCTTCCTTATCGCCCTCACCCCCACAAGCGAGCTAAGGCCAAAGCCAACGACCCCGCCACCTGGGGGATGCTCGAGGCCGCCCTCACCGCCCTGGAAACCCACAGGATGGAGGGGCTGGGGTTCGTGTTCGCCCAGGATGGCGGCATCGTCGGGGTTGATCTGGACTGGAAGGGTTACACCGAGGAGGGGGTTCCTCCCCAGGCCCAGGCCGTCATAGACCGGCTCAACAGCTACACCGAGTGGAGCCCCAGCCGGAAGGGGGCTCATATCCTCTTGAAGGGCTACCTGCTCCCCGGTGTGGGCAACCGGAAGGAGCTAGCCCCTGGAGTCGAGCTCGAGGTCTACGACCAGGGCCGCTACTTCACCGTGACGGGTGAGCGGTGGGAGGGGTATCCACAGGATTTGGAGGACAGGCAGGCCGAGCTCGAGGCCCTGCTCCTGGAGATCTTCCCGCCCAGGGTCAAGCCCGCTGTTGCCCCCAGGCCCACCCTGCCCACAGACCTGGATGATGGCGCCCTGCTCGAGCGCATGTTCAGGTCTAAGAACGGGTCCAGGATCCGCGCCCTCTGGGAGGGGAACTGGGCCGGCTACCCCTCCCCGAGTGAAGCAGACCTGGCCCTGGCTGGAGACCTGATGTGGTGGTGTGGCAACGACCAGAGCCGGGCTGACGCGCTGTTCAGAAAATCCGGGCTCTACCGGGAGAAGTGGGACGCCAAGCGCTACGCCAACGGCAAGACCTACGGGGAAGTCACCCTCGAGCGGGCTTATGCCTCTGACCCTTACGACCCTCAGAAGGATTCAGAGCCCCTCTGTCCCCTCGATGGCCGCGCCGGTGGGGGGCTGGTGTTGGAGAAACCGCGCTACCGCATCCACAGAGCGGTGATTGAGCACGGCAAGGTGGAGCGCGGTGAGAAACCCGAGGTGACCTATTACCCGCTGGCCAACTTCGCCGCTGTCATCACGCGGGAGATTCGCCGGTCTGATGGCCTCGAGGCCGAACTGTGGTTCGAGCTCCAGGGCTACGCGGGAGCCCAGCCCCTGCCCCCCGCACGGGTGAAGGCTGCAGAGTTTTCCGCCTTGAACTGGGTCACAAGGGAGTGGGGCTCCCAGGCTGTGGTGACCCCAGGGCAAGGGGCCAAAGACCATCTCAGGGCTGCCATTCAATACCTGTCTACCCCTCACCGGGCCACCGTCTATGCCCACACCGGATGGGTGCGGCTGGGGGAGCGCTGGGTCTATCTGCACGCGACTGGGGGCATTACCTCAGATGGAGCGGTGGAGGGCCTCGAGGTTGACCTGCCCCCTGCCCTCTCCAGCTTCACCCTGCCTCCTGCCCAGGGAGACGCTCGAGCCCTGCTCAGCCTGCTGGACGCTGCCCCTCGAGGGCTGACCTGGCCGCTGCTCCTGTACGCCCTGGCCGCGCCCATCAATCACCCTGAAGGGAGTCTGTACCTGGCCGGCCCCACCGGGGCTGGGAAAACTACCCTGGCCCTGCTCTTTCAATCCCTGTGGGGGCATGCCGGGGCTCCCCCGGCTTCCTGGGAGGCTACCGCGAACAGTTTGGAAGGGTTGGCATTCACCGCCAAAGACGCCTTGCTGCTGCTAGACGACTACGCTCCTACGGGGCATGAGGGGAAGCAGAAGGAACTTCAGGCCAAAGCCGCCCGCCTGTTGAGAAGTCAGGGCAACAGCACTGGAAGGCTCAGGATGAGGGCTGATGGAGGGTTGCGCCCTGACCACCCCCCACGTGGGAGTTTGCTTGTCACCGGGGAGGACTTACCCCCAGGCCACAGTGTGAGGGCAAGGGTGCTGGTGCTCGAGTTGCGCCGGGGTGAACTCGACTACACCGTGACCACAGAGCTTCAACGCGCTGCACGGCAAGGGGTGCTGGCTTCCGCGCTCACCGGCTGGATTCGCTGGCTGGCTGGGAGGTTGGATGAGGTGCGTGACCGGGTGCTCCAGCACCGGGGCGAGCTCCGGGCTTTGTACCCCTCTGCCCACGGAAGGACGACCGACGCGGTGGCCCGCCTTCACGCCGTGTGGAAGGTGGTACGGGAGTACCTGGCCCACAGCTTGAGCGAGGATGAGCTCGAGGCCCTCGAGGCTGAAGTCTGTACCGCCCTGGCCCAGGTAGCCCAGGCCCAGGCTGATTACCAACGTGACGCCGATCCAACCGAGCGCTTCATCCCGCTGCTCCTGGGGCTGTTGGAGAGCAAGCGGGCACACCTAGCCAGTGTGGACGAGCCCACCGAACCGCCTTCCCACCCCGAGCGCTGGGGGTGGACGTGGCAGGAGAACCTGAGCGGTCATCCCGATGCTCCCTCAGGCCGGTGGATGGCCCAGGGGCCACAGGTGGGGTGGCTAAACGGTGAAGACGTGCTGCTCAACCCCGAGGCCGCCTATGCCGCCCTCAACCGGCTGGCATCCGATGCCGGGGAACCCCTCCCAACCCCTCGCACCCTGTGGAAGCGGCTGGGGGAGCGGGGCATCATCCGAACCCAGGTAGAGGCTGGGGAGGTTCGCTACCTCGTCCGGGCTCGTATTGGGGGGCAACTCCACCGAGTGGCGTATGTCCTAGGGTCTTATATCGCAAAAACCGGGAACACCGGGAACAAGGCAGAAAACGCCGTCCGGGACGGCGAAAAACCTGTTCCCGGAAATCTAGCTGTTCCCGGTAATTTCCGGGAACAGGCCCAGCCCCCCACCACCCCCGAGGAAGTGTTCCCGGAAGCTTCCGGGAACAAAACAAAAACCGGGAACAACCAAAACGCTGTCCAGGACAGGGAAAAACCCTCTGTTCCCGGTGTTCCCGGTTCTGGAGATATAGGGGCCTATAGGTGTGAGGAGGAGGAAGACATCCTCGAGCTCTGA
- a CDS encoding site-specific integrase, with protein sequence MPRLTNKPRKRKDGRYEVRLSIPENGRRVRISIYGNTAQEAERLAREVKTKAERGQFSRDRTTVTGFVKAWLERRTQEVRPRTAEAYRYELGLVLPSLKDPLAPDPLGARPLKDVTPAHIRELLDDLGKRCSIRTVRQARARLHAIFEEALSLELIHRNPVAPVKIKAPRDQAKAKAGRALELHEVQALLTALDAHSDPRTALSLRLILACGLRLGEALGLQWQDVDLEAGVLKVSRAYSANRITLPKTHTSARTVPIPRATLERLRAYRDWWREKLGVYPPQGMWVFAGNNLDKPLEYRAPAHLLTRVTKKLGIPHVRVHDLRHSYGSHLLANGAPLELVSERMGHANPNITLGVYRHLLQHERQGFVIDPEDLLQPRAQA encoded by the coding sequence ATGCCCAGGCTGACCAATAAACCCAGGAAGCGCAAGGATGGCCGCTATGAAGTGCGCCTGAGTATCCCTGAGAACGGGAGAAGGGTGCGTATCTCCATCTACGGCAACACTGCCCAGGAAGCCGAGCGCCTGGCCCGTGAGGTCAAGACCAAAGCCGAGCGTGGGCAGTTTAGCCGGGACAGGACGACCGTCACGGGCTTTGTGAAAGCCTGGCTCGAGCGCAGAACCCAGGAGGTCAGACCCCGAACGGCTGAGGCTTACCGCTATGAACTGGGCCTGGTGCTGCCCAGCCTGAAAGACCCCCTGGCCCCTGACCCCCTGGGGGCCCGACCCCTCAAAGACGTAACCCCTGCCCATATCCGTGAGCTACTGGATGACCTGGGCAAACGGTGCAGTATCCGCACCGTAAGGCAGGCTCGAGCCCGGCTGCACGCCATCTTCGAGGAAGCCCTGAGCCTGGAGCTCATCCACAGAAACCCGGTAGCACCGGTGAAGATCAAAGCCCCCCGTGACCAGGCCAAAGCCAAAGCTGGGAGGGCCCTCGAGCTCCACGAGGTGCAGGCCCTGCTTACCGCCCTGGATGCTCACAGTGACCCCAGGACTGCCCTCTCGTTACGCCTGATACTGGCCTGTGGGTTGCGTTTGGGCGAGGCCCTGGGCTTGCAGTGGCAGGATGTAGACCTCGAGGCCGGGGTGCTCAAGGTATCCAGGGCCTACAGCGCAAACCGCATCACCCTACCCAAGACCCACACGAGCGCCCGGACTGTACCCATCCCCAGGGCTACGCTGGAGCGGCTGAGGGCCTACCGGGACTGGTGGAGGGAGAAGCTGGGGGTCTATCCACCCCAGGGCATGTGGGTATTCGCCGGGAACAACCTGGATAAGCCTTTGGAATACCGGGCCCCTGCTCACCTGCTGACCAGGGTTACGAAAAAACTGGGAATCCCCCACGTCCGGGTGCATGACCTCCGGCACAGCTACGGCTCCCACCTGCTGGCTAATGGCGCACCCCTCGAGCTGGTATCCGAGCGCATGGGCCATGCCAACCCGAACATCACCCTGGGGGTGTACCGGCATCTGCTCCAGCACGAACGGCAGGGCTTTGTGATTGACCCGGAGGACTTGCTGCAACCCAGGGCGCAAGCCTAG
- a CDS encoding HD-GYP domain-containing protein, producing MRVSYRKLLQNQSLLSLLALLVWGGVSFLYLPDSYQAFSFLFLIPWVWKDGPRSMRWVVPLVFVYTIVQHLYPKSSLSLDSLLVTMLPGLIALGFVAWLRERDRRSQKELEDSLRFMHLLEEGSLNISTANDPLELTESAMTALHNLNIAPHLAFVRFREGKPVVVSARGALERYRGRHLPQQKLSTHASLTDSFTVGNYLEGIPESAGWSTAAVPVSARQKRPLGVVILAREGNKPFQSDEKAMANSLARVMGAQLGQMEALKHLEDAYDGTLRALGLALEFRDHETQGHTKRVVAWADQLAQDLGLDPSMRKFLRWGAYLHDIGKLSISDHILRKPDKLDEEEWEIMKSHVVMGWEMLSRVPFLPQETLEVVRYHHENWDGTGYPDGLKGQDIPILARIFAVVDTFDALYSPRPYKRAWKPAEIIEELNRLRGKKLDPKLVDIFIKRITSPSGKEAMEVANPSKANVKA from the coding sequence ATGAGAGTTTCCTACCGCAAGCTATTACAAAACCAAAGCCTTCTAAGTCTGCTGGCGTTACTTGTCTGGGGCGGGGTTTCGTTCCTCTACTTACCCGACAGCTACCAGGCTTTTAGCTTTCTTTTTCTGATCCCCTGGGTCTGGAAAGACGGGCCCCGGAGCATGCGCTGGGTGGTACCGCTGGTATTTGTCTACACGATTGTGCAGCATCTGTACCCCAAGTCCAGCCTGAGCTTAGATAGTTTGCTGGTTACCATGCTTCCAGGTCTGATAGCCCTGGGGTTTGTGGCCTGGTTGCGTGAACGGGATCGGCGCTCGCAGAAGGAACTCGAGGACTCGTTGCGCTTCATGCACTTGCTCGAGGAAGGCAGCCTGAACATCAGCACCGCCAACGACCCCCTGGAGTTAACCGAAAGCGCCATGACCGCCTTGCACAACCTGAACATCGCCCCGCACCTGGCTTTTGTACGCTTCCGCGAAGGTAAGCCGGTGGTGGTGAGCGCAAGGGGAGCCCTCGAGCGCTACCGCGGGCGGCACCTGCCGCAGCAAAAGTTGAGCACCCACGCTTCTCTGACCGATAGTTTTACTGTAGGCAACTACCTCGAGGGTATCCCTGAAAGCGCGGGCTGGTCTACGGCGGCAGTTCCAGTCTCGGCCCGGCAGAAGCGCCCCCTGGGGGTGGTGATCTTGGCCAGGGAGGGTAACAAGCCTTTCCAGTCCGACGAAAAGGCCATGGCCAACTCGCTGGCGCGGGTAATGGGGGCGCAACTGGGGCAGATGGAAGCCCTCAAGCACCTCGAGGATGCTTACGACGGTACGCTGCGGGCTTTGGGTCTGGCTCTGGAATTCCGCGATCACGAGACCCAGGGCCATACCAAGCGGGTCGTAGCCTGGGCCGACCAACTAGCCCAGGACTTGGGCCTGGATCCTTCAATGCGCAAATTTCTTCGTTGGGGGGCTTACCTACACGACATCGGCAAACTCTCCATCTCCGATCACATTCTCCGCAAGCCCGACAAACTCGACGAGGAAGAATGGGAAATTATGAAAAGCCACGTGGTCATGGGCTGGGAGATGCTCTCGAGGGTACCCTTCTTACCGCAAGAAACCCTGGAAGTGGTGCGTTATCACCACGAAAACTGGGACGGTACCGGCTACCCCGACGGCCTCAAGGGTCAGGACATTCCTATTCTGGCCCGCATCTTTGCGGTGGTAGATACCTTCGATGCGCTCTACAGCCCCCGCCCCTACAAGCGGGCCTGGAAACCAGCCGAAATTATCGAAGAGCTGAACCGGCTGCGCGGCAAAAAGCTCGACCCCAAGCTGGTGGACATCTTCATCAAACGCATCACTTCCCCCTCCGGTAAGGAAGCCATGGAGGTTGCCAACCCCAGCAAGGCCAATGTCAAGGCCTGA